In Simplicispira sp. 125, one DNA window encodes the following:
- the sucD gene encoding succinate--CoA ligase subunit alpha, protein MSIYINKDTKVITQGITGKTGQFHTEKCQEYANGKNCFVAGVNPKKAGESIFNIPIYASVKEAAKQTGATVSVIYVPPAGAAAAIWEAVEADLDMAICITEGIPVRDMLEVRNKMKAKEAAGGKKTLLLGPNCPGIITPDEIKIGIMPGHIHRKGRIGVVSRSGTLTYEAVAMLTEVGLGQSTAVGIGGDPINGLKHIDVMRAFNDDPDTDAVIMIGEIGGPDEAEAALWCKANMKKPIVGFIAGVTAPPGKRMGHAGALISGGADTADAKLAIMEESGFIITRNPSELGKLLKAQLK, encoded by the coding sequence ATGTCGATTTACATCAACAAAGACACCAAGGTCATCACCCAGGGCATCACGGGCAAGACGGGCCAGTTCCATACCGAAAAGTGCCAGGAATACGCGAACGGCAAGAACTGCTTCGTGGCGGGCGTGAACCCCAAGAAGGCCGGTGAGTCAATCTTCAACATCCCGATCTACGCCTCCGTCAAGGAAGCCGCGAAGCAGACCGGCGCCACCGTGTCGGTGATCTATGTGCCGCCAGCAGGCGCCGCCGCCGCCATCTGGGAGGCTGTCGAAGCCGATCTGGATATGGCGATTTGCATCACCGAAGGCATTCCAGTGCGCGACATGCTCGAAGTGCGCAACAAGATGAAGGCCAAGGAAGCCGCCGGTGGCAAGAAGACGCTGCTGCTGGGCCCCAACTGCCCCGGCATCATCACGCCCGACGAAATCAAGATCGGCATCATGCCCGGCCACATCCACCGCAAGGGCCGCATCGGCGTGGTCTCGCGTTCGGGCACGCTGACGTACGAAGCCGTGGCCATGCTGACCGAAGTGGGTCTGGGCCAGTCCACCGCCGTGGGCATTGGTGGTGACCCCATCAATGGCCTCAAGCACATCGACGTGATGCGCGCCTTCAACGACGATCCTGATACCGACGCTGTCATCATGATTGGCGAAATCGGCGGCCCCGACGAAGCCGAGGCCGCCCTCTGGTGCAAGGCCAACATGAAGAAGCCTATCGTTGGCTTCATCGCTGGTGTGACCGCCCCTCCCGGCAAGCGCATGGGCCATGCCGGTGCACTGATCTCCGGCGGCGCCGACACCGCCGATGCCAAGCTCGCCATCATGGAAGAGTCGGGCTTCATCATCACGCGCAACCCGTCTGAACTGGGCAAGCTGCTCAAGGCACAACTCAAGTGA